A stretch of DNA from Ranitomeya variabilis isolate aRanVar5 chromosome 1, aRanVar5.hap1, whole genome shotgun sequence:
gtagtgagctccctttagtggtggctgtataaggccatgttcacactttgtggattttaccgcggatccgcagcgtttttgacgctgcggatctgcagcagtttcctatgcggtttacagtaccatgtaaacctatggaaaacccaatccgctgtgcgtaaacgcagcgttgttttttacgcagcatgtcaattctttgtgcggatctgcagtgtttctgcacccattgacttgcattgagtcgggcacatccgcagcaaaaccgcagatgtaaaaaaagatctgcggtttagctgtggatgaaacgctgcagatcaggaggagggaagtgtgtgggcggtgactgtgtgcgtgtctgtgtgtgcgggcaggctGTCCATGGGTCTGTCAGGGTGtctgcgggggtctgtgcgggctgtccaTGGGTctctcggggtctgtgcgggctgtcgggggtctgtcgggggggtctttgggggtgtgtgtgcgtgcaggcatcgtccgatgagactacaagtcccatcgggctatgcctgctacagtgacagtgattgacacatttgccaatgatggaacagtagtagtcccatcatccagctaatgtgttgcatGTGAAAAAgaaaatacacatacagtacatacaacagtacatatgacatacagtacatacaacatatgacatacagtacatatacatacagcagaacatacaacagtacatacaacatttaacatacagaacatacaacagtacatacgacatacatacgacatacagaacatgctcaccatcaccttgatccccgaagccattggtcacctataaaaaaaataaaaaaaataaaaaaaaaataataataaacaaacaatatactccctgtgtccgcagatatccaattaaaacgagtgtcacaCGATGATcttccgtggagagcagccacatcagctgatggaccgctctctaggggctccagcaaTACAACGACGGAAGGaatgtattcctctgccgctgtgagaaatagtccctattctcacttgtggcactgctgtgtgggaaaattaccacgcagctttgccataaagtgagaccctgaactcaggtaacctcttcagtgatgcactgcaggagccattgtctcctgtcagtgtgtcactggaggccctatatatagagcagtgacatcactcgatgtcactgttctataggggagatcgtagtgggaaactcgttattaattggactacggcagaaaggtaGTATACGGTTGCCATCTCTGGGgcgactgggggctggtatttgtagctgggggggggcaaatatccatggcccctttctaggctatgaatatcagcccgcagctgtccgcGTAGCCTTTCAGGCTATAAAATattgggggaccccacatcattttttttttttttttttttttttttgggggggggggttccccctattttaatagccagtaaaggctacgcagtcagctgcgggctgatattcatagcctgagaGGGTCCATGGGTatttcccccttcccaggctacaaatattgggcccccggccgtcggctttccccctctggcacagaaaacttACGCGGGaggccatgccatttttttttttttttttaattagacatgttcattaatcaacattggccttgctattatataactatggatatatctatctatgtatatatttatctatctgactactttcgcacatcaggtttttgccgtcaagcacaatctggcgagttttgaaaaaaaacggccacacgtttcatccgttttttgccggatccgtcaaaaaagctgtttcaggCAGACggtgaaaacgtacagaggaacgttttttctgtccggtgaaaaaacgcccagcgactgatccggcgaaaaacgtatgaaactgagatgtgaaatgacgaatccggcctccaaatccggtttttcttgcatttttccattcaaatcatgaacacttttctttctctctctctatctagCTCTCTATCtcgctctctatctctctctctctctctcgcgctctcgctctctctctctccctcccccccAGCGGATACTGCCTgaggaaaaaaactgatgtgtgaaagttgcctaactatccatatatctatctacatctatccataggacaaagaaaaaaagagaattagagcagcacaaagaaaaagTCTGGTTGCAGAGCCCCCCccggcaaataccaaacctcaattataaaaaagaaaaattggaggcagcacgctctttttcactacaaacggtgtgctgcctccaatttttcctttttacaTCTATccgtagatatatctatccatacatatatctatagatggatgcatagatctatccatatatctatagatctatccatatgtagatctatctatatatcgatctcattccttctatctacagtatctatctatagatagatagataaatagatatgggatagatagttagatagatggaATTAGACAGatcgatagatatgggatagaaggaatgagatagatatatctattcacatatatatctatggatagatgtagatagatatatggatagttagatagatatatggatagatatagatatatgtatccatatatctatctacatctatccatagatatatctattcatatatctatctatagatatatctctcattccttccatctatctatctacctatctatcccattccttccatctatcgatagatagaaggaatcagatagatgatagaaagaatagatagaaggaatgagatagatagatgacagatctatagatagataatatctatcgattgtatagatctatctatagataatatctatcgatctatctagctcattccttctgtctgtctgtctgtgtaatggagtgtggtttGGAAAAATCTAAAAGAGGttagacaagaaatgacatcacaaatctttttttgttgttgttcaataatacatctttatttggctttcaaaaacgcacctgcgttttctgccaagagctgtggatttagtgcagaaaaatccgcaggcaaatctgcaacgtgtgcacataccctaaatctgtaCGTAGTGAGCGCCACCTAGTGGGCTCTGTATAAATCTGTAGAGAGTGAATGAGAAACAGAGTTTAAATATCCTTGTAATGGTATGGATTAACCTCCAAAAGAGTGTATCTGAATATTAAAGACTTGCTATGAATACACACAGACAAGACGATACTAGTGTGAACAAATCCATACACCAAAATTGCAGCAGTGCAGCCATGGAGCAGAGAGGGGCatctattatataattgtctaagggtcacttccgtctgtatgtctgtcacggatattcattggtcgcggcctctgtcatgaaaatccaagtcgctgattggtcgcggcaaaatgcccacgaccattgccacgaccaatcatcgacaggcacagtccggcggcaacatggccgctccttcctccccgcagtcagtgcccgctccatactcccctccagtcagcgctcacacagggttaatgccagtgttaatggaccacggtgtaatgcactccattggcgcagctattaaccctgtgtgaccaactttttactattgatgcggcctatgcagcatcaatagtaaaaagatctgttacaaataataataaaaaaaaaaggttattctcaccctctgacgtggcgcggtgtccttggcagtgcaagcggcaggttccggtgccaaggatgctatgcgagaaggacctgccatgatgtcacggtcatgtgaccgcgacatcatcacaggtcctgcgctcataccaaccctgggaccggaagatgccgtgtgcaccgtacacaggcgccaggacttcaacggcacttcggaaggtgagtatatgtttatttttttattttacgtcagtgggcagtatactacgttactgggcaatatactacgtggctgggcaatacactacatcgctggataatatactacgtggctgggcaatatactacgtcactgggcaatatactatgtggctgggcaatatactacgtcactgggcaatatactatgtggctgggcaatatactatgtggctgggcaatatactatgtggctgggcaatatactatgtggctgggcaatatactatgtggctgggcaatgtaccacgtggctgggcaatgtaccacgtggctgggcaatgtaccacgtggctgggcaacgtaccacgtggctgggcaacgtaccacgtggctgggcaacgtaccacgtggctgggcaacgtactacgtgggctgggcaatatactacgtgggctgggcaatatactacgtggacatgcatattctagaatacccgatgcgttagaatcgggccaccatctagtacagtataaACGGACAAGTGGAAAAAATTTATATCACAGTACATGTTGCTAAATGCAGAAATATATACATGTGCTAAGGTTAACCACAAAAAAATCCTAAAATGGGAAAAGAGGATGTATCATGTTTAGCAAATTCCATTCCTTATAATTGTATCCTGGTCAGTGTATAGGTATCGTGATATTGCCAAACACTTTATAATTATTGAATAAAGTGCCACATGTGCACGTAATGGGATAATATAAGGGCGTCTTACCCATAATTAGTATTCCAAGCAGTTGCGCCAAACCCTCGACCTGCGTTTCGCTGTTGCTTCTTCGAGGGGCAGTCTGTATAAATCGGTAGCACTGAGCTCCACCCAGTGGTGGCTGTATAGATCTGTATGGGCTGAGCTCCACCTAGTGAGATCTCTATAAATCGATATGTAGTGAGGTTCCCCCAGTGGAGTGGTGGCTGTAAATCTGTATGTACTGATCTCCCTCGAGTGCTGGCTGTAGAAATCTGCatttagtgagctccctctagtggtggctgtatatatctgtAAGTAGTGCGCTTCCTCTAGAGGTGATTTTAtaaatctactagatggtggcccgattctaacgcatcaggtattctagaatatgcatgtccacgtagtatattgcccagtgacgtaaaataaacatatactcaccttccgaagtgccgttgaagtcctggcgcctgtgtacggtgcatgcggcagcttccggtcccaggattggtatgagcgcaggacctgtgatgacgttgcggtcacatgaccgtgacatcatggcaggtccttctcgcgcaggcgctcaggatctgtgatgacgtcacggtcacatgaccgtgacgtcatggcaggtccttctcgcgcaggcgctcaggatctgtgatgacgtcacggtcacatgaccgtgacgtcatggcaggtccttctcgcgcaggcgcgcaggacctgtgatgatgtcgcggtcacatgacggtgacgccatggcaggtccttctcgcatagcatccttggcaccggaacctgccaatTGCACTGCAGAGGACACCGCGCcatgtcggagggtgagaataaccttttttttattattatttgtaacaggtctttttactattgatcctgcataggccgcatcaatagtataaagttggtcacacagggttaatagctgcgttaatggagtgcgttacaccgtggtccattaacgctggcattaaccctgtgtgagcgctgactggaggagagtattgAGTGGGCATTCTGCGGGGAGGAAGGAacggccatgttgccgccggactgtgcccatcgctgattggtcgtggcaatggtcgtgggcgttttgccgcgaccaatcagcgacttggatttccttgacagaggccgcgaccaatgaatatccgtgacagacagacagaaagacaggcagacagacagacggaagtgacccttagacaattatatagtagatatgaatACCAAAATTTCCAGATACATTTTTGTGACTCCCATCAGTCACAAACAGTACTATATACTTCCATGAATCACTAATATGAAAAgaaggaggacaattggaagttttatattaaaagttagaaaatgatctttattaacAATGACATATTAAAACCAAAGGCAACCATCATAAAGTGATGGTGCCATAGACATACAAAAATGCAAAAAGACACCAGACAAGAAAGGTCTACCACACAGAAAGTAGTCTGGTAAGAAAAGGAAAAAACCTATATGAATAATAGAGGTGCAAATAACATATATGCAAGCAATGTACCCTGATAGCAATGGTCCCATGCGACCTGACCCATATGCATTCAGTGCAGGTAATTTGTACACGTATGTTTGGTATTCAACCTAAGTCACACTTGATCCTAATCACACTGATGATCTATGGGTATACAATCACTCAGGGCAGGGGGCTGAGTCCATGCTCCGTGCCCCATATCAAAGTGCCTAGATAGTCAAAGGTGAATGCAAGCATACATTACCAGAGTGCCAGTAGACCAATTGCACATGGGGCATGTGCAATTGGTCTACTGGCACTCTGGTAATGTATGCTTGCATTCACCTTTGACTATCTAGGCACTTTGATATGGGGCACGGAGCATGGACTCAGCCCCCTGCCCTGAGTGATTGTATACCCATAGATCATCAGTGTGATTAGGATCAAGTGTGACTTAGGTTGAATACCAAACATACGTGTACAAATTACCTGCACTGAATGCATATGGGTCAGGTCGCATGGGACCATTGCTATCAGGGTACATTGCTTGCATATATGTTATTTGCACCTCTATTATTCATATAGGTTTTTTCCTTTTCTTACCAGACTACTTTCTGTGTGGTAGACCTTTCTTGTCTGGTGTCTTTTTGCATTTTTGTATGTCTATGGCACCATCACTTTATGATGGTTGCCTTTGGTTTTAATATGTCATTgttaataaagatcattttctaacttttaatataaaacttccaattgtcctccttcTTTTCATATATAGtagatatgtagtgagctccctctagttgtAGCTACATATTCGGTATGTAGTGAGCTCACTCTAGGGTGACTGTATATACTTGTAtgtaatgagctccctctagtggtgactgtatatatctgCATGCAGTGAGCTttcctagtggtgtctgtataaatctgtagCACTGAGCTCCagctagtggtgtctgtataaatctgtagCACTGAGCTcaacctagtggtggctgtataaatctgtagcaCTGAGCTCCAgtagtggtggctgtatacatctgtatccactgagctccacctagtggtggctgtataaatccgtATGCACCAAGCTCCTCCTAGTGGTTGCCGTACAAATCCGTTTGTAGTGAGGTTCCCTCAGTGGTGGccgtaaatctgtatgtagtgagctcgctctagtggtgactgtataaatctgtgtgtagtgagctccctctagtggttactgtatgtatctgtatgtagtgagctccctctagtggtggctttaGAAATCCTTGTGcactgtgctccctctagtggtggctgcaatttTAAAATCATAAATGACCAGCAATTGTCTGGCCCTATTTACTTTGGAGAGAAAAGATATTACTGTACAGTAGAAAAGTTTGTCTTTGCAAAAATTTcctctctgcctttgtgcaagatcTCATGTTGTACCTGGAACCGACCAGCAAGCTCCTATTGACTGATCTGTATTTTTGTCTTAGTACTGTTAGTGCCGTGGTAAATCGTGGGTGGGTCTGATTGGCTCATTAATACCCCTCCTTAGCATAGCTCATGAATATATTTATGGACCAGGGTCTGAGGCTATAAACTGCAGTACAATCtaacagcaacagcttacatacTTGCTGATGGATTCCAGCTACAAACCAAAGGTCTAGCTGAAAGCCTCTCATTTCAGCAGGTCACATACAAGCTTGCTGATAGTTTCTACCTAATAGACAAAGGTGGATCTTCATGTTAAAGCCTCACATTTAGCATGTTACTAACATGCTTGCTGATGGCTTCCATATAGTAACCAATAGTGTAATCTTCTGTTAAAGCCTCTGACCATGTTTTATCGCGTTACACCAagatgtgtgattttttttttaatttttttgtaaataatCAGTTTGTTTTATGTCTTAAGAGGAAATGTAAAGTGGAATCCAGCACAGACTCCGAATCCGACAACAATAATGACGAGGTACGGGGGCGCTGCGTTATCGCTCGCCCTGGTGTTGTCTTATGGATGATACAATATACAGTGATGTCAGAGGATTGACGcggctgtggctatggacagatGAGCTGCGATTGGCTGACATATAAGTAAAAAATTACAGCAACCATTGTATGATCCTAATGGGGACGTCATCGGGTCTATAGATTCACTGAGTGCTGAGTCTAGTGACCATGCGAAAACTGCGCTGTACAGCTCCGCACCCGGTCCCAGACCGAATTACTGGTGACACAACGGGTCTCATCTCTTTCATgtttaagttttcttttttttctaatatttaggGATTTGGAATCGAAGTGTCAATTCCAACATTTCCTGTAGATGTGAAGAGCATGGATTTCCAGAAATTGCAGGTACGATAGTGAGTGCAGTACAGGAtctgtaaagtatgtacacagtgaccgcaccaacagaatagtgagttcttctctggggtataataccggatgtaacttgGGATCAGGATAAGTAATACACAgcaacttcaccagcagaatagtgagtgcagctctgggtataatacaggatgtaactcaggatcagtaatgtatgtacacagagactgcaccagcagaatagtgagtgcagctctggagtataatacaggatgtaactcaggatcagtaccagatcagtaatgtaatgtatgtacacagcaacttcaccagcagaatagtgagtgcagctctggaggataatacagggtataactctggatcagtacaggataataaattcaatatacagttgtgtgaaagtgtttgcccccttcctgatttcctattcttttgcatgtttgtcacatttaaatgtttcatatcaccaaacaaatgtaaatgttagacaaaaataacacaagtaaccacaaaatgaagtttttaaatgaaagtctttattattaaggtaaaaaGAAAGCCAAACCTCCCTTAAAACATAAACTACCTGTGGTCTATCACACCTCTGGGAAGTTGAGTTCAAAtttcctagccacacccaggcctgattactgccacaccttttCTCAATCATgacatcacttaaataggacctgcctgagtaaagtgaagtagaccaaaagttcctcaaaagctagacagcatgccgcgatccaaagaaattctggaacaaatgagaaacaaagtaatcaaTATCTATCAGTGTGgacaaggttataaagccatttctaaagctttgagacTTGAGTGAGCCACAGTGGGAGCCATTATACACAAATGgccaaaacatggaacagtggtgaaccttcccagtagTGCCCGACAGACCAAAATTCCCCTAAAAGCACAGGGTTGACTCATTCAAGAAGttccaaaagaccccacaacaacatccaaagaactgcagacctCACTTTCCTCCTTTAAGGTCAGTGTACATTCCACCATAAGAAAGACACTAGGcagaaatggcctgcatggcagacttCCACAACGAACACCACTGCTGAgcgataagaacataaaggctcatctcagtttagccagaaaacatcttgatgatcccttcTGGGAGAATACTCTGCGGACTGATGAGACAAATGTTgagctttttggaaggtgtatgtcccattccatctggcatagaagtaccaCAGCACTTCAGAAAAGAAACACCGTACCAACAGTAAAAAAATGATGgtgatagtgtgatggtctggggctggtttgctgcttcaggacctggtagacatgctgtggtaaatggatccatgaattctgctgtctaccaaaaaatcctgaaggagaatgggtTATGCAGCAGCACAGTGATCTAAAGCACACCAGCAAgtgcacctctgaatggcttaagaaaaacaaaattaagactttggagtggcctagtaaaagtcctgaccttaatccaattgagatgctgtggcatgaccttaaaaaaggcggttcatgctcagaaaccctccaacgtGGCTGAATTTCAACAACTCTATAAAAATGagaggccaaaattcctccagagcgtgtaaaagactcattgtcagttatcgCAGACACTTGATTGCAGGTGTTGATGTGAAGGGTGActgaaccagttattaggtttagggggcaatcactttttcacaaagggctctataggtttggatttcttttcatttgaataataaagaccttcatttacaaACTGCATTTTGTGACTACTTGTGTTAACTTTGTCTAATATTaacatttgtttgatgatctgaaatatttaagtgtgacagacatgcaaaataataggaaatcaggaaggggcaaagacTCTCACACCACTGTATATGCACAGATACTatacccagcagaatagtgagtgcagctctgaagtataatacatgtaactcaggatcagtaatgtaattatatgtacacagtgactgcaccagcagaatagtgagtgcagctcagcctctggggtataatacaggatgtaacttaggatcctgtactgatcctaagtgactgcatcagcagctctgctacatctgccactTTCTTCCAGTTCTTGGACCCCTATGATGGAGACTCTGAGGACACCATACAATCTTCCAGCAGTGAATGTGACCAGAAATGTGCACGTGGTGACGACCCGGATCCCTCTACACTCAGGGATGATTCTATGAGGGTGGTCTATGGATTGATCCCCACTGGTGACCCAGAAGGAGAATGTTGGGGCCACGTGCCCTGTACTGACCCCATGGGGAGGATGAAGACCTCCTGGCAAAGTCTCGATCTGTCTGAGAGATCTGACAATAGCGTGGTGAACA
This window harbors:
- the LOC143782058 gene encoding uncharacterized protein LOC143782058 isoform X1, translated to MPHRRRQRGRGAGNRRPATAGEGGTADVVMDSGRNSDCVEQLAFKYMRKCKVESSTDSESDNNNDEGFGIEVSIPTFPVDVKSMDFQKLQFLDPYDGDSEDTIQSSSSECDQKCARGDDPDPSTLRDDSMRVVYGLIPTGDPEGECWGHVPCTDPMGRMKTSWQSLDLSERSDNSVVNIHGCCDLDMDSDIVTEDANVSSGRFLLFGLDSRVETSPLFPTNLMSEDNSDFSILGASLMKRKWIRTEGEKARRKKPRVSGYMT